From one Rosa rugosa chromosome 4, drRosRugo1.1, whole genome shotgun sequence genomic stretch:
- the LOC133742513 gene encoding uncharacterized protein LOC133742513 produces MKFKATAARLRPGGTKRRNGGGVGILGIQNDDGTNGGGPKLVPWGRKRRRTGCEGILGYQNEGMARAVKAKKKKKQQQQQQQRRAPLRELTICHQCRKTGKGRTCTKCSRNRYCIPCIQRWYPNTSEEAIAEACPVCRGNCNCYTCLRLDVPNRCLKNLDPEIDQETKLEHCKYMVHQLLPYLKRIRDEQVNEMVVEANRQGLGDVSELKVDKANCGEDERMYCNNCSTSIFDFHRTCPECEYDLCLGCCREIRDGKWNKRAEVSTFEWRTSEDGSILCPPTHMKGCGKHNLELRCLFPQNHVMELVENAGRIDASYNFLPDRSETCAYKCSCVKPVDDAVCSSSSSSKLRKAASRVSDDNYLFCRRVGQIQDKDFEHFQWHWKRGEPVIVSNALENGSGLSWEPSVMWRAFKQTNYINRASESTFHAIDCWYWCLIEIHIHQFCSGYSKGRSYKTGWPQNLKLTDFPSSTEFHNRLPRHGEEFLCCLPFKEYTHPNKGTLNLAIYLPPISVKPDMGPKTYIAYGFAEELGWGDSVTKLHCNMSDAVNILTHTAEVALTTEELATIDKLKKKLREQDEREIFGNCHTSAGNGSGPQQESAIEKLKRKCREQNERDIFGNCHTSAGNGSGPQQESAEICEDGGALWDIFRIQDVPQLEKYIHKHVNEFMDVLCNPLQHVTHAIHDQTVYLTVEHKRKLKEEFGIEPWTFVQKLGDAVFIPAGCPHQVRNLKSCIKVALDFVSPENVGECFRLTEEFRTLPTNHRAHEDKLEVKKMIVHAVCEAMKEIPGENVTKRARPVKAKRARVRLDELIRCHQCHMNVMGRVVQCTRCPERGTGRRTRYCIPCIQRWYPNTSEEAIAKACPLCCGNCSCTACLRLDVPVRCLQNLEPKIDKGTKLEHSKYLVHQLLPYLKMIRDEQVSEMVVEVKRQGLRDLSELKVEKAKSGDGVRMYCNSCSTSIFDFHRTCPGCEYDLCLGCCREIRDGKWKKRAQASTFEWKWRASEDGSILCPPTHSCGKHNLELRCIFSQNHVMELVEKAGEIDASYNFLPDRSETCAYKCSCVKPVDDAVSLSSSSCCKLRKAASRVASDSNYLFCPRVGQIQDKDFEHFQWHWKRGEPVIISNVLENGSGLSWEPYVMWQAFRKTNNINHASESTVHAIDCWDWCCIEINIHHFFSGYSKGRSYKTGWPQNLKLNDFPSSTEFHNRLPQHGREFLCCLPFKEYTHPNKGTLNLAINLPPISVKPDMGPKTYIAYGFAQELGRGDSVTKLHCNMSDAVNILTHTAEVALTTEQLVTVEKLKKKHREQDKREIFGNCHSSAGNGSGSQEELADVCEDGGALWDIFRTQDVPQLEKYIHKHVNEFKHVFCNPLQHVTHAIHDQTVYLTVEHKRKLKEEFGIEPWTFVQKPGDAVFIPAGCPHQVRNLKSCIKVALDFVSPENVGECFRLTEEFRTLPTYHRAHEDKLEVKKMIVHAVCEAVKEISGENVMTEDGKSRGGARELRQGVRRKSYKM; encoded by the coding sequence ATGAAATTCAAGGCGACGGCGGCGAGATTGAGGCCCGGAGGCACAAAGCGGCGGAACGGCGGTGGTGTGGGTATTTTGGGAATTCAGAACGACGACGGAACAAACGGTGGAGGACCAAAGCTTGTTCCCTGGGGGAGGAAGCGGCGGAGGACAGGATGCGAGGGTATTTTGGGATATCAAAATGAAGGAATGGCAAGGGCTGTGAaggcgaagaagaagaagaagcagcagcagcagcagcagcagagaAGGGCTCCCTTGAGGGAGTTGACAATATGCCATCAATGTAGGAAAACAGGTAAGGGAAGAACGTGCACAAAGTGTTCGAGGAACAGGTATTGTATCCCTTGCATACAGAGGTGGTATCCCAACACATCAGAGGAAGCCATAGCTGAGGCATGTCCTGTGTGCCGCGGCAACTGCAACTGCTATACCTGCCTTCGATTGGATGTGCCTAATAGGTGTTTGAAGAATCTAGACCCGGAAATCGATCAGGAGACCAAGCTGGAGCACTGTAAGTATATGGTTCATCAGCTGCTTCCGTATTTGAAGAGGATTAGGGATGAGCAGGTGAATGAGATGGTGGTCGAGGCTAATAGGCAGGGTTTAGGTGATGTTTCGGAGCTCAAGGTGGACAAGGCTAATTGCGGTGAAGACGAGCGTATGTACTGCAACAACTGCAGCACTTCGATTTTTGATTTTCATAGGACTTGTCCTGAGTGTGAGTATGATCTGTGCCTCGGTTGCTGCCGGGAGATTCGAGATGGAAAGTGGAACAAGAGAGCGGAAGTGTCCACATTTGAGTGGAGAACAAGTGAAGATGGAAGCATTCTCTGCCCCCCAACACACATGAAAGGTTGTGGTAAGCATAATTTAGAATTGAGATGCCTTTTTCCTCAGAATCATGTCATGGAATTGGTAGAGAATGCAGGAAGAATAGATGCAAGTTACAATTTTTTGCCTGATCGTAGTGAAACATGTGCATATAAGTGTTCATGTGTTAAACCTGTGGATGATGCCGTTTGCTCAAGTAGCAGCAGCTCTAAGTTAAGGAAAGCAGCTTCTAGAGTTTCTGATGATAACTACTTGTTCTGTCGAAGGGTTGGACAAATCCAGGATAAGGATTTTGAGCATTTTCAGTGGCATTGGAAGAGGGGTGAGCCTGTGATCGTTAGCAATGCACTTGAAAATGGATCGGGTTTAAGCTGGGAACCATCTGTCATGTGGCGGGCATTTAAGCAGACAAACTATATCAACCGTGCTAGTGAATCGACATTCCACGCCATTGATTGCTGGTATTGGTGTTTGATAGAAATCCACATCCACCAATTCTGTAGTGGATATTCCAAGGGACGGTCGTATAAGACAGGATGGCCCCAGAATCTCAAGCTCACTGACTTCCCATCATCTACTGAATTTCACAATCGTCTTCCCCGGCATGGTGAGGAATTTTTATGTTGTCTGCCTTTCAAGGAGTATACTCACCCCAACAAGGGAACTCTGAACCTTGCTATCTACTTGCCACCTATCTCAGTAAAGCCGGACATGGGTCCAAAAACGTATATTGCCTATGGTTTTGCAGAGGAGCTTGGATGGGGAGATTCTGTAACCAAGCTTCACTGCAATATGTCTGATGCAGTTAATATTCTGACACATACAGCTGAAGTGGCCCTTACAACTGAAGAACTTGCAACTATAGATAAGTTGAAGAAAAAGCTGAGGGAGCAAGACGAAAGGGAGATATTTGGGAATTGTCACACAAGTGCTGGAAATGGAAGTGGGCCTCAGCAAGAGTCAGCTATAGAGAAGTTGAAGAGAAAGTGTAGGGAGCAAAACGAAAGAGACATATTTGGGAATTGTCATACAAGTGCTGGAAATGGAAGTGGGCCTCAGCAAGAGTCAGCTGAAATATGTGAGGATGGAGGTGCCTTATGGGACATTTTCCGGATCCAGGATGTTCCGCAGCTGGAGAAATACATCCACAAGCACGTCAATGAATTTATGGATGTGCTCTGTAATCCTTTGCAGCATGTTACTCATGCTATACACGATCAGACTGTCTATCTCACTGTGGAACACAAGAGGAAGCTCAAGGAGGAATTCGGTATCGAGCCGTGGACATTTGTCCAAAAACTTGGAGATGCTGTTTTCATTCCTGCAGGTTGTCCTCATCAGGTGAGGAACTTGAAGTCTTGTATCAAAGTTGCACTGGACTTTGTTTCCCCTGAGAATGTGGGTGAGTGCTTTCGTTTGACGGAAGAGTTTCGCACACTTCCAACAAACCACAGAGCCCATGAGGACAAGCTGGAGGTGAAGAAAATGATTGTGCATGCTGTTTGTGAAGCTATGAAGGAGATTCCTGGTGAGAATGTGACAAAGAGGGCAAGGCCTGTGAAGGCAAAGAGGGCAAGGGTTCGCTTGGACGAGTTGATACGTTGCCATCAGTGTCATATGAATGTTATGGGAAGAGTGGTGCAGTGCACAAGGTGTCCGGAAAGAGGTACGGGAAGGAGGACAAGGTATTGTATCCCTTGTATACAGAGATGGTATCCCAACACATCAGAGGAAGCCATTGCTAAGGCTTGTCCTTTATGCTGCGGCAACTGCAGCTGCACAGCCTGTCTTCGCTTGGATGTGCCTGTCAGGTGTTTGCAGAATCTAGAGCCAAAAATCGACAAGGGTACCAAGCTGGAGCACTCTAAGTATTTGGTTCATCAGCTGCTTCCCTATTTGAAGATGATTAGGGATGAGCAGGTGAGTGAGATGGTGGTGGAAGTCAAGAGGCAGGGCTTACGTGACCTTTCGGAGCTCAAGGTGGAGAAGGCTAAAAGCGGTGACGGAGTGCGTATGTACTGCAACAGCTGCAGCACTTCGATTTTTGATTTTCATAGGACTTGTCCCGGATGTGAGTATGATCTGTGCCTCGGTTGCTGCCGGGAGATTCGAGATGGCAAGTGGAAGAAGAGAGCTCAAGCGTCCACATTTGAGTGGAAATGGAGAGCAAGTGAAGATGGAAGCATTCTCTGCCCCCCAACACACAGTTGTGGTAAGCACAATTTAGAATTGAGATGCATTTTCTCTCAGAATCATGTCATGGAATTGGTAGAGAAAGCAGGAGAAATAGATGCAAGTTACAATTTTTTGCCTGATCGTAGTGAAACATGTGCATATAAGTGTTCATGTGTTAAACCTGTGGATGATGCCGTTAGCTTAAGTAGTAGCAGCTGCTGTAAGTTAAGGAAAGCAGCTTCTAGAGTTGCTTCTGATAGTAACTACTTGTTCTGTCCAAGGGTTGGACAAATCCAAGATAAGGATTTTGAGCATTTTCAGTGGCATTGGAAGAGGGGGGAGCCTGTGATCATTAGCAATGTGCTTGAAAATGGATCAGGTTTAAGCTGGGAACCATATGTCATGTGGCAGGCATTTAGAAAGACAAATAATATCAACCATGCTAGTGAATCGACAGTCCATGCCATTGATTGCTGGGATTGGTGTTGTATAGAAATCAACATCCACCATTTCTTTAGTGGATATTCCAAAGGACGGTCTTATAAGACAGGATGGCCTCAGAATCTCAAGCTCAATGACTTCCCATCATCTACTGAGTTTCACAATCGTCTTCCCCAGCATGGTAGGGAATTTTTATGTTGTCTGCCTTTCAAGGAGTATACTCACCCCAACAAGGGAACTCTGAACCTTGCTATCAACTTGCCACCTATCTCAGTAAAGCCGGACATGGGTCCAAAAACATATATTGCCTATGGTTTTGCACAGGAGCTTGGACGGGGAGATTCTGTAACCAAGCTTCACTGCAATATGTCTGATGCGGTTAATATTCTGACACATACAGCTGAAGTGGCCCTTACAACTGAACAACTTGTAACTGTAGAGAAGTTGAAGAAAAAGCACAGGGAGCAAGACAAAAGAGAGATATTTGGGAATTGTCACTCAAGTGCTGGAAATGGAAGTGGGTCTCAGGAAGAATTAGCTGATGTATGTGAGGATGGAGGTGCCTTATGGGACATTTTCCGGACTCAGGATGTTCCGCAGCTGGAGAAATACATCCACAAGCACGTCAATGAATTTAAGCATGTGTTCTGTAATCCTTTGCAGCATGTTACTCATGCTATACATGATCAGACTGTTTATCTCACTGTGGAGCACAAGAGGAAGCTGAAGGAGGAATTCGGTATCGAGCCTTGGACATTTGTCCAAAAACCTGGAGATGCTGTTTTCATTCCTGCAGGTTGTCCTCATCAGGTGAGGAACTTGAAGTCTTGTATCAAAGTTGCACTGGACTTTGTTTCCCCTGAGAATGTGGGTGAGTGCTTTCGTTTGACGGAAGAGTTTCGCACACTTCCGACATACCACAGAGCCCATGAGGACAAGCTGGAGGTGAAGAAAATGATTGTGCATGCTGTTTGTGAAGCTGTGAAGGAGATTTCTGGTGAGAATGTGATGACTGAGGATGGGAAGTCTAGGGGAGGCGCAAGGGAATTAAGGCAAGGTGTAAGGCGCAAGTCTTACAAAATGTAA